The genomic interval CGTCGCCGAGGCCAAGAAGCTCGGCATCCCGGTGGTGGCGATCCTCGACAGCAACTGCGACCCCGACGTCGTCGACTACCCGATCCCGGGCAACGACGACGCCATCCGCGCCGTCGCGCTGCTCACCCGCGTCATCGCCGACGCCGTCGCCGACGGCCTCATGGCCCGCGCCGGCCGCGGCAGCGCCGCCGCCGAGGAGGGCCAGCTCGCCACCGACGAGCCGCTCGCCGCGTGGGAGGCCGAGCTGCTCGCGGGCGCCGAGGCCGCCCCGGCTGCCGACGCCGCCCCGGCTGCCGACGCCGCCCCGGCTGCGGAGGCGACCGCCGAGGCGCCCGCCGCCGAGGCTGCCAGCACCGAGGCTCCGGCCGCCGAGGCCCCGGCCGCGGAGGCCGCGAGCACCGAGGCCCCGACCACCGAGGCCTGAGCCAGGCCGCCCCGCACGACTCCGGCTGCGGCCTGGGACCGGTCCGCGCGACCGCTCCCGGGCCGCAGCCGCGCCGGGCCCCCGGCCCGGTCACGGCGCCACGCCGCACCCGGCGCCGCCCGACACAGACACCGACGCACGACACCGACGAAAGAGAGCACGCAGCCATGGCCGACATCAGCGCCGCCGACGTCAAGAAGCTCCGCGACCTCACCGGCGCGGGGATGATGGACTGCAAGAAGGCCCTCGTCGAGGCGGAGGGCGACTTCGACGCCGCGGCCGAGGCGCTGCGCGTCAAGGGCGCGGCCAAGGCCGCCGCGCGCGGCGCCGAGCGCGACGCGAGCAACGGCCTGGTCGTCTCCCAGGGCGGTGCGCTCGTCGAGCTGCGCGCCGAGACCGACTTCGTGGCCAAGAACGCCGACTTCCAGGCGCTGGCCGAGAAGGTCGTGGCGAAGGCCGCCGAGATCAAGGCCGCCGACGCCGAGACCCTCGCCGCCGCGGACCTCGACGGGAAGACCGTCGCGGACACCATCGCCGACCTCGCCGGCGTCATCGGCGAGAAGCTCGAGCTCGGCCGGGTCGCCTACGTCGAGGGCAACGTCGCCACCTACATGCACAAGCGCGCCTCGGACCTGCCCGCGCAGGTCGGCGTCCTCGTCGCCTACGAGGGCTCGGAGGACGCGGCCCGCGCCGCCGCCATGCAGGTCGCCGCCATGCGGGCCTCCTACCTCACCCGCGACGAGGTGCCCGCCGACGTCGTCGAGACCGAGCGCCGCGTGGCCGAGGCCAAGGCGAAGGAGGAGGGCAAGCCGGAGGCGGCCCTGCCCAAGATCGTCGAGGGCCGCGTGAACGCGTTCTTCAAGGACAACGTGCTGCTCGAGCAGGAGTCCGTCGTCGAGGCCAAGAAGTCGGTCAAGGACGTCCTGGACGCGCAGGGCACGACCGTGAGCCGGTTCGTCCGGTTCGAGATCGGCGCCTGAGACACGTCGGGGCCCCGTCCCTGACAGACTCGCCCTGACCCCGAGCTCGAGGAGGCCGCCGTCGTGGACACCCCAGGTCCTGCCGCGATGGCGGCCTCCGGCATCTCCGTGAGCGCCGTCCAGCCCTCGCTCGAGGGCACGCTCGACACCTGGCCGGGGGTCCCCGAGGGCGGGTACTCGCGGGTGATGATCAAGCTCTCCGGCGAGGCCTTCGCGGGGGAGGGGTCCCTGGGGGTCGACCCGGACGTCGTGCAGGCCATCGCCCGGCAGATCGCCTCGGTGGTGCGCAGCGGCGTCGAGGTCGCGGTCGTGATCGGCGGCGGCAACTTCTTCCGCGGCGCGCAGCTCAACGAGCGCGGCATGGACCGCTCGCGGGCCGACTACATGGGCATGCTCGGCACGGTGATGAACTGCCTCGCGCTGCAGGACTTCTGCGAGCGGCAGGGCGTCGAGACGCGGGTGCAGACCGCGATCGCGATGGGGCAGGTCGCCGAGCCCTACGTCCCGCGTCGCGCCATCCGCCACCTCGAGAAGGGCCGCGTGGTCATCTTCGGGGCCGGCCTCGGGGCGCCCTACTTCTCCACCGACACCACGGCCGCCCAGCGCGCGCTGGAGATCGGCGCCGAGATCGTGCTCATGGCCAAGGGGGTCGACGGCGTCTACGACGACGACCCGCGCACCAACCCGGAGGCCACGCGGTT from Frankiales bacterium carries:
- a CDS encoding UMP kinase; protein product: MAASGISVSAVQPSLEGTLDTWPGVPEGGYSRVMIKLSGEAFAGEGSLGVDPDVVQAIARQIASVVRSGVEVAVVIGGGNFFRGAQLNERGMDRSRADYMGMLGTVMNCLALQDFCERQGVETRVQTAIAMGQVAEPYVPRRAIRHLEKGRVVIFGAGLGAPYFSTDTTAAQRALEIGAEIVLMAKGVDGVYDDDPRTNPEATRFETLTHAEVLARGLKVADATAISLCQDNDLPILVFNLLVEGNIARAVRGERIGTLVAT
- a CDS encoding elongation factor Ts, producing MADISAADVKKLRDLTGAGMMDCKKALVEAEGDFDAAAEALRVKGAAKAAARGAERDASNGLVVSQGGALVELRAETDFVAKNADFQALAEKVVAKAAEIKAADAETLAAADLDGKTVADTIADLAGVIGEKLELGRVAYVEGNVATYMHKRASDLPAQVGVLVAYEGSEDAARAAAMQVAAMRASYLTRDEVPADVVETERRVAEAKAKEEGKPEAALPKIVEGRVNAFFKDNVLLEQESVVEAKKSVKDVLDAQGTTVSRFVRFEIGA